CTGCAGGTTTTAATTTGCCCTTTGCACCAGTCTACAACAATATCCATATCGGAGAGAGCTTTTCGGGTAATATCTTCGTCAATATCGGGATATTGCGGATAGCGGAAAGTCGCGGCAAATGGGGTCAAATCATCGCTTGCATTTTTAACGGAAAGAGGAACTGAAAAAAAAGGTTCTAGTTTTTTAAGGAGAATAATTAAGTCATGTATTTTAATAACTT
The DNA window shown above is from Treponema denticola and carries:
- a CDS encoding HEPN domain-containing protein; this encodes MKNDLEHDVNEWLRFVEMDMSTARHLFKIMHPKPLEIICFHCQQAAEKAIKALFILKEIEVIKIHDLIILLKKLEPFFSVPLSVKNASDDLTPFAATFRYPQYPDIDEDITRKALSDMDIVVDWCKGQIKTCRS